Proteins encoded in a region of the Rickettsia tillamookensis genome:
- a CDS encoding ankyrin repeat domain-containing protein, which produces MPKKKVYSFEKLIKAIRSKNEVNAQELIAQMDTTELSKVDDYGNTALIVAIRNKLEKICEILISKMSDEAINQPDNNHDTALYLAIFYNLEKVCELLIPRMSDETINYRNVLKDAASKGFERVCEMLIPKVSYYAIDSSDEYGNTALSLAIKYGFKNIYNLLYRVKYQKLANELHNKIVNNTEVSAKDKAIMIDTIKDISQKIKLLTSKVDRGAVEASMRLLLNDKLTKLKFMIIDEQVDKLIEQQNINFNQLATKINIFQESVNDITSIIINDTTISAKNKLIMEGTVKDITDKTAILYSAVEIEKITIEMQKLIVDKPTKVKLMTIEEQVDELIENQHQDMINDINVLGDYSNFG; this is translated from the coding sequence ATGCCTAAAAAAAAGGTTTATTCATTTGAAAAGTTAATAAAAGCAATACGATCAAAGAATGAAGTAAACGCACAAGAATTAATTGCTCAAATGGATACAACCGAATTGAGTAAAGTTGATGATTATGGTAATACAGCATTAATTGTGGCTATTAGGAATAAGTTAGAAAAGATTTGTGAAATACTTATTTCTAAAATGTCCGATGAGGCTATTAATCAGCCTGATAATAATCATGATACAGCATTATATTTGGCTATATTTTACAACTTAGAAAAAGTTTGTGAGCTACTTATTCCTCGAATGTCCGATGAGACTATTAATTATCGTAATGTATTAAAGGATGCTGCAAGTAAAGGTTTTGAAAGAGTTTGCGAAATGCTTATACCTAAAGTGTCCTACTATGCTATTGATTCCTCTGATGAGTATGGTAATACAGCATTAAGTTTAGCTATAAAATATGGTTTTAAAAATATATATAACTTATTGTATAGAGTAAAGTATCAAAAATTAGCTAATGAATTACATAATAAAATAGTTAATAATACTGAGGTAAGTGCCAAAGATAAAGCTATAATGATAGATACTATAAAAGATATATCGCAGAAAATTAAGCTTCTTACTAGTAAAGTTGATAGAGGAGCAGTAGAAGCTAGCATGCGACTACTTCTAAATGATAAGCTTACAAAATTAAAATTTATGATTATAGACGAGCAAGTCGACAAATTAATTGAACAACAAAACATAAATTTTAATCAACTAGCTACAAAAATTAATATATTTCAAGAATCGGTAAATGATATAACTTCTATAATAATTAATGATACTACAATAAGTGCTAAAAATAAACTTATAATGGAAGGTACTGTAAAAGACATAACAGATAAAACTGCGATACTTTATAGTGCCGTTGAGATAGAGAAAATAACTATTGAAATGCAGAAACTTATAGTTGATAAACCTACAAAAGTAAAACTTATGACTATAGAAGAACAAGTTGACGAATTAATAGAAAATCAACATCAAGATATGATAAATGATATTAACGTGTTAGGTGATTATAGCAATTTTGGATAA
- the hpf gene encoding ribosome hibernation-promoting factor, HPF/YfiA family, whose amino-acid sequence MIISVSAQHISIGNSLQEYSKERATQVVKKYFTDIINIDIHFSKEGINFKCDIIVKYGSGKHSIVKSNDSCSDIYVAFDKAMSKLEKQLRKYKSKFKNHHAGKVKISEIAYEGTKYIINPQSDSETSNSEDNDNPAIIAEKPVEILKLSVKEAVMKMDLEDLPAVVFKNINNDRINIVYYRKDGNISWVDYN is encoded by the coding sequence ATGATTATTTCAGTTTCAGCTCAACATATTTCGATCGGTAATAGCTTACAAGAATATTCCAAAGAGAGGGCTACGCAAGTCGTTAAAAAATATTTTACCGATATAATAAATATAGATATACATTTTTCAAAAGAGGGAATTAACTTTAAATGTGATATTATAGTAAAATATGGCTCAGGTAAACATAGTATAGTCAAAAGTAATGATAGTTGTAGCGATATATATGTAGCTTTTGATAAAGCTATGTCAAAACTAGAAAAACAGCTTAGAAAATATAAATCAAAATTCAAAAATCATCATGCGGGTAAAGTAAAAATATCAGAAATTGCTTACGAAGGTACCAAATATATTATTAATCCGCAATCTGATAGTGAAACCTCTAACTCCGAAGATAATGATAATCCGGCAATTATCGCTGAAAAGCCTGTAGAAATATTAAAATTATCAGTAAAAGAAGCGGTAATGAAAATGGATTTAGAAGATTTACCTGCGGTAGTATTTAAAAATATCAATAATGATCGTATCAATATAGTTTATTATCGTAAAGACGGTAATATTTCTTGGGTAGATTATAATTAA
- a CDS encoding gamma carbonic anhydrase family protein, whose translation MIIIPYKGVTPRIDKTAYIAEGSSLIGDVEIGSNSSIWFNTVLRGDVESIKIGNNTNVQDGSVIHTSRFNGPVEIGDNITIGHLSLIHACTIHNNAFIGMSTTIMDYAVIEEYAFIAAGSLIPPKKIIKSKELWMGSPAKFVRYLADQDLEYMQDNVRNYVELANVYKILV comes from the coding sequence ATGATTATTATCCCTTATAAAGGAGTTACGCCAAGAATCGATAAAACTGCATATATTGCCGAAGGCAGCTCTTTAATAGGAGATGTTGAAATAGGTAGTAATTCAAGTATTTGGTTTAATACGGTTCTTAGAGGCGACGTTGAATCAATAAAAATAGGAAATAATACTAACGTGCAAGACGGTAGTGTAATTCATACTTCAAGATTTAACGGACCGGTAGAAATAGGCGATAATATAACTATCGGTCATCTCTCTCTTATTCATGCCTGTACAATACATAATAATGCTTTTATCGGCATGAGTACTACGATAATGGATTATGCAGTAATAGAAGAATATGCTTTTATTGCTGCAGGAAGTCTTATCCCACCAAAGAAGATAATTAAATCTAAAGAATTATGGATGGGTTCCCCTGCAAAATTTGTTAGATATTTAGCTGATCAAGATTTAGAATATATGCAAGATAACGTAAGAAATTATGTAGAACTTGCAAATGTTTATAAGATACTCGTTTAA
- the folD gene encoding bifunctional methylenetetrahydrofolate dehydrogenase/methenyltetrahydrofolate cyclohydrolase FolD has translation MNNIIDGKALANEILANLKLEIQELKNQTNASPKLAIVLVGDNPASIIYVRNKISNAHKIGIDTLLVNLSTTIHTDDLILKINELNLDNEISGIIVQLPLPNSIDKNKILSAVSPSKDIDGFHPLNVGYLHSGISQGFIPCTALGCLAVIKKYKPNLTGKNVVIIGRSNIVGKPLSALLLKEDCSVTICHSKSQNLSSITSKADIVVAAIGSPLKFTTEYFNPESIVIDVGINRISGNKIIGDVDFENVKSKVKYITPVPGGIGPMTIAFLLKNTVKAFKDSYIPSDK, from the coding sequence GTGAATAATATAATTGACGGTAAAGCGTTAGCAAATGAAATACTAGCAAATTTAAAGCTAGAAATTCAAGAACTTAAAAATCAAACCAACGCTTCACCGAAACTTGCTATAGTACTAGTAGGCGATAATCCGGCAAGTATTATTTATGTCAGGAATAAAATAAGCAATGCACATAAAATAGGAATTGATACTTTATTAGTAAATCTATCTACTACTATTCATACTGATGATTTAATATTGAAAATCAATGAGTTAAACCTTGATAACGAGATTTCAGGAATTATAGTTCAGCTTCCTTTACCAAACTCCATAGATAAAAATAAAATTTTATCAGCAGTATCACCTTCTAAAGATATCGATGGTTTTCATCCTTTAAACGTCGGTTACTTACATAGCGGGATTAGTCAAGGTTTTATACCCTGCACTGCCCTTGGTTGCCTTGCGGTTATAAAAAAATACAAACCTAATTTAACCGGTAAAAACGTTGTAATTATTGGACGCTCGAATATAGTAGGTAAACCTTTAAGTGCATTACTGTTAAAAGAAGATTGCAGTGTTACTATTTGCCATTCCAAATCGCAAAATCTAAGCTCTATCACTTCTAAAGCCGATATAGTTGTTGCGGCTATTGGGTCACCTTTAAAATTCACTACCGAATATTTTAATCCTGAATCTATAGTAATTGATGTAGGAATTAATAGAATTAGCGGCAATAAGATTATCGGTGATGTTGATTTTGAAAATGTTAAATCTAAAGTAAAATATATTACTCCTGTTCCGGGCGGTATCGGACCGATGACTATTGCTTTTTTACTTAAAAATACGGTTAAGGCATTTAAGGATTCTTATATACCGTCTGATAAATGA
- a CDS encoding NAD(P)/FAD-dependent oxidoreductase, with product MYNTDVVIIGAGPVGLFAVFQAGMLGMKCHVIDAQEVIGGQCITLYPEKPIYDIPAYPKIAAEELIKQLELQAAPFNPVYHLNQQAIELNKQDDFFEIKTSKNTLIKSKVIIIAAGAGSFGPNKPPLANIEDFESKSVFYFINDKSKFAGKNIVIAGGGDSAVDWAISLSEIANKIYLVHRRDKFTAAPESVRQLRHIAETGKIELVTGYQLNALDGNNSELQSVIVKDLQNNTRKLDANILLPFFGLKQDLGSLANWGLSVKLHHIEVDNSYYQTNIEGIYAIGDIAHYPGKLKLILTGFAEAASSLHHAYSRVFDGKALHFEYSTTKYGEKQ from the coding sequence ATGTATAATACTGATGTTGTAATAATAGGTGCCGGTCCGGTTGGATTATTTGCAGTTTTTCAAGCGGGAATGCTTGGCATGAAATGTCATGTTATTGATGCACAAGAAGTTATTGGTGGTCAGTGTATTACCCTATACCCTGAAAAACCTATTTACGATATACCGGCTTATCCTAAAATTGCAGCAGAAGAGCTAATAAAACAGTTAGAGCTTCAAGCTGCTCCTTTTAATCCTGTATATCACTTAAATCAGCAAGCTATAGAGCTAAATAAACAAGATGATTTTTTTGAAATTAAAACCTCAAAAAACACTCTTATTAAAAGCAAAGTTATTATTATTGCAGCAGGAGCAGGTTCATTCGGTCCAAATAAACCGCCCCTTGCAAATATTGAAGATTTTGAAAGCAAGTCGGTTTTTTATTTCATCAATGATAAAAGCAAATTTGCAGGTAAAAATATAGTTATAGCAGGCGGCGGGGATTCGGCTGTTGACTGGGCTATTTCTCTTTCGGAGATTGCAAATAAAATATATTTAGTACATAGGCGGGATAAATTTACGGCTGCCCCTGAAAGCGTAAGGCAATTAAGGCATATTGCAGAAACCGGTAAAATCGAGTTAGTAACCGGTTATCAATTAAATGCTTTAGATGGTAATAATAGTGAACTTCAATCGGTTATAGTTAAAGATCTACAAAATAATACTCGCAAATTAGATGCCAATATATTACTACCGTTTTTTGGTTTAAAACAAGATTTAGGTAGCTTAGCAAATTGGGGTTTAAGTGTTAAGCTTCACCATATTGAAGTAGATAACTCCTATTATCAAACTAACATAGAGGGTATTTACGCCATTGGCGATATTGCTCATTATCCCGGTAAGCTTAAGCTTATTCTTACGGGTTTTGCCGAAGCAGCAAGTAGCCTTCATCATGCTTATAGTAGAGTATTTGACGGCAAGGCTCTACATTTTGAGTATTCCACTACTAAATATGGGGAAAAGCAGTAA
- a CDS encoding type II toxin-antitoxin system VapC family toxin: MQNINNGLVLDTHVLLWSILQPEELSEQIKHKINLAQENSQLFLSSISLWEIAMLNFKKRINVYEPIKDFLNSITNINGLSIKDISPEIAAESISLIDDFHGDPADRIIVATAKCLGVTLLTRDQKILNWAKLGHIKSISI, encoded by the coding sequence ATGCAGAACATTAATAATGGCTTAGTACTAGATACCCATGTTTTATTGTGGTCAATATTACAACCTGAAGAATTATCAGAACAAATAAAACACAAAATCAATTTAGCTCAAGAAAATTCGCAATTATTTCTTAGTTCTATTTCATTATGGGAAATAGCTATGCTTAACTTTAAAAAGCGTATTAATGTTTACGAACCTATAAAAGATTTTCTGAATTCTATAACAAATATCAACGGATTATCTATTAAAGATATTTCTCCGGAAATTGCTGCTGAAAGCATTTCTCTTATAGACGACTTTCACGGTGATCCTGCTGATAGAATTATTGTAGCAACAGCAAAATGTCTTGGAGTCACCCTACTTACTAGAGATCAAAAAATTCTTAACTGGGCTAAGTTAGGACATATTAAATCAATATCTATTTGA
- a CDS encoding type II toxin-antitoxin system Phd/YefM family antitoxin has product MTTKIAISQFKSHCLEIIEKLQTDKESIIITKRDREVAQILPINTKKTSIFGMLKNKAEIKADILDPIEEKWNAEH; this is encoded by the coding sequence ATGACTACTAAAATAGCAATCAGTCAATTTAAATCTCATTGCCTTGAAATAATAGAAAAATTACAAACCGATAAAGAATCCATTATAATTACTAAAAGAGATAGGGAAGTAGCACAAATATTGCCTATAAACACTAAAAAGACCTCAATATTCGGTATGCTAAAAAATAAAGCTGAGATAAAAGCAGATATATTAGATCCAATAGAAGAAAAATGGAATGCAGAACATTAA
- a CDS encoding spore coat U domain-containing protein produces MKNNFKILRNIIGFIILTISAGNSFASSANAFFLVSATVLPSCIVTATPLAFGTYVPTADSLQTNTLTITCTLGTGYTVSLNAGTAPAATTSTRKMTGLVNTTSYLPYNLYSNAARTQNWGNQSSDWVPGTGTGLPQTLTIYGKIPQGANVPSDTYNDTITVTVAY; encoded by the coding sequence ATGAAAAATAACTTTAAAATTCTACGAAATATTATCGGTTTTATTATCTTAACTATAAGTGCAGGAAATAGCTTCGCCTCGTCTGCTAATGCTTTTTTCCTTGTTAGTGCAACGGTTTTACCGTCTTGTATAGTCACGGCTACTCCTTTAGCTTTTGGTACGTATGTTCCAACTGCTGATTCTTTGCAAACAAACACACTTACTATAACTTGTACTTTAGGTACTGGTTATACCGTTTCATTAAATGCCGGTACCGCACCTGCCGCTACAACAAGTACTCGCAAAATGACAGGTCTCGTTAACACTACTAGCTATTTACCTTATAATCTTTATTCTAATGCAGCAAGAACTCAAAATTGGGGAAATCAATCAAGCGACTGGGTACCGGGAACAGGTACGGGATTACCTCAAACGCTCACAATATACGGAAAAATACCTCAAGGGGCAAATGTTCCTTCTGATACTTATAACGATACAATTACAGTAACCGTAGCATATTGA
- a CDS encoding fimbria/pilus periplasmic chaperone, with translation MTVQNNDYTPKKFQLLLLKRVYENGTEEYKETTDLVATPVTFTLHGGKTQLIRLALKNTQNFSTREKDYRIILRELPRRVKLENSATSTVNLVVQHSIPITISR, from the coding sequence ATGACGGTGCAAAATAATGATTATACACCTAAAAAGTTTCAGCTACTTCTTTTAAAACGTGTGTATGAAAATGGTACAGAAGAATATAAAGAAACTACGGATTTAGTGGCAACTCCGGTAACATTTACCTTGCACGGCGGTAAAACACAATTGATACGGTTAGCTTTAAAAAATACACAGAATTTTTCTACTAGAGAAAAAGACTATAGAATCATATTAAGAGAATTACCTCGTAGAGTAAAACTAGAGAATAGTGCTACCTCTACGGTAAATCTTGTTGTTCAACATAGTATACCTATAACAATATCAAGGTAA